The segment CGGCAGCCCCAGACGCCGGCACAGCCTCATCAAGTCCGCGGGCAGCGGCGCCACCAGCTCCACTCCTCCGGGAAGAACCAGCCGGTGACAATGCAGCGCGGGCCGGTCGAGCCCTTCCACCCTGGGCCCGCCGTACTTGCGGTCGCCCGCCAGGGGGTGGCCCGCCGCCGCCAGCTGGGCCCGGATCTGGTGGGTGCGTCCGGTGAGCAGGCGGATCCGGCACAAGGTGTAGCCCCGGGACGCGCCCACGACGGTTAGGTGAAGGGTGGCGCTGCGGGCCTGCTCCGCCGCGCCCGGCGCCTTCTCGAGGCCAGCCTCCCCTATCTCCACCGGTGCGGCAGGCTGCTTTTGCGCGACGGAGACAGGCAAGACCCGGGTGACCCGGCGCTGGCGATCGCGCTGCAGCTGGTGCTGGAGGACCCCTTCCGGCGGCCGGCCCCGGACGATGGCCAGGTACTCCTTGACGGCCGCGCCGCTGCGCATCCAATCCGCCAGGCGAGCCGCTCCCTGGCGGGTCTTGCCGAAGGCCACCAGCCCCGACGTGTTGCGGTCGAGGCGGTGCCCGGGCGACGGCTGGTACAGAGCACCTTCGGGCAGCGTGCCGCGGCGAGCCAGTTCGTCCCGGACCCAGTCCAGTAATGTGTATTCCCGCGCCGCCCCGAATCCGCCGGCGCCATGGGTCAGCAATCCGGCCGGCTTGTTGACTACCAGCAGGTGCTCGTCCTCGTACACCACCCGGGGCTCGTGGCGGGCCGGGGCCGGCAAGCGGGGCGCCCGGGACGAACCGGCGGGACCGCTCCGGGGCCTTGCTGCCGGCGACGGGGGCGGGGCGCCGGGTGCGGCCTGGTGGGGCGGCGCATCGACCACCTCGGCCTCCACCACGTCCCCGGCGCGCAGGACCGTGTCCCGGGGCACGCGGCGGCCGTTGACGGTGATACGGCCCTGCCGCAGCATGCGGAACACGGCGCTGAGGGGCACGTCCGCCAGCCACCGGCGGGCCAGCCGGTGCAATCGCTGTCCCTCATCGGCCGCGGTGACCACGTAGCGTCGCCGTGCCAACCAGACCCACTCCCCGTCGCGGTGGACGACCTCGATCCGTACGTCCGGCCGGGTGCGCAGGCCCATGCCGCTCCGCCGCCAGGCCGGTGCCCGGACGCCACCTCACGCCTCAAGCCAGAAAGGCGGCCAGCACGCCCACCAGGAAGATCCCGTCGAAGACCCCCGCGCCGCCGATGCTCAACATCCCCGGACCCATGCGGTCCAGGGCCCGCAGGTTCAGCAGGTCGGCGCCCACCAGGGTGCCCAGGGTGCCGGCCACGTACGCCACGGCGGCGCGGCTGCCGGGTGGCGCCACCAGCAGGGTGATGACCACCGCCGCCAGCGGCGGAATGAAGGCAGGCAGGACGATGCCGCGTCCCGGTACGGGCCGCGCCAGGGCCTTGGCCACCGCCGCCACCAGAACCGTCGCCACGAGGGCAGCCACCAGGGGCGCGCGGCCCGCGCCCAGCAGGAACAGGCTGAACAAGGTGGGGATCACCGCGCCGCCCACGTTGATGGCCAGAACACGCTCCGCCACCCGCGGCGGCTGCACCATGGGGAAAAGCCAGAAGAAGGCGATGGGTGGAACCGGCGGCGGATCCAGGGGCACCCGCTCCCGCCGCAGGGGCAGGTTGATGCCGCTACCGACCAGAGACAGCGCAAACAGCAGGAAGGCGCCGGCAGGACTCAAGCCCAGGCGCGCAAAGGACAGCGCGGCCACCTGGGCATACGTCAAGAAGAACAGCATCGGCAGCGAGAGCAGGAAAAACAACAGAAGGGGCAAGAGGGGCACGGCCTGACCTCCCGGTCCGCGGCGGCCCGCCCGGGCCCGCCGGGCCCATCACGCCGGTGCCTTGTACGGCCCGGCCGCGCCGCCTGCTGGTGGTAATCGCCATCATCATACCATCCTTGGCCGCGGGGCGGCGGGCGCATACTAGGGGCGGCCGCGGGCGCGGGTTCGTGCCGAGTGCCAAATCCATCCCCCGAGGAGGGACGCTCATGCCCCAGATGGCCCAGCATCAGGCGGCCGAGCTGTGGGAACTCTGCCGGGACCACGCCGTCGCCGGGGCCAAGCTGCGTGCCCTGGCCGGAAGCTGCCAGGACAGCACGCTGCGCCAGACCCTGGAGCGGCACGCCGGGGAGTTCCAGCAGGCCGCCCAGCGGCTGATGGGCTTCCTGCAGGAACAGGGCGGCTACGGGACCCACGGCCGGTACGGCCAGGACGGCCAGCAGGGGCAGGCCGGTTCCTGGCAGTGGCCGGCGGCCGCCTGGCAGTCGCCCTATCAGGCCCAGTGGCAGGCCGGCGGCGGCGCGACCTGGCAGTCCCAGCCCCAGGCCCACGGGACGAACCAGGTCTACGGCGCGGCCGGCATCCAGGGGCAGCCCCTGGACATCGCCCTGGCCTCCGACTGCCTGCGCACGTGCAAGACCTTCGCCGTCCAGTGCATCTGGGGGGCCACCGAGTGCGGCGAGCCGGCCCGCTCGTACCTGTACCAGCTGGCCGGTGAGCACCTGCGCATGGCCATGGACCACTACCGCTGGCTCGAGCAGCACCAGGTGTACGCCTCGCCGCCCATCGACCAGCACGCCGTGCAGGAGTACACCCAGAAGCTGCACCAGCTGATGCAGGTGGGGCAGGCCGTGGCGGCGCAGGGCCTGGTGCCGGCCCAGCGCGGCTTCGCCGCGGCCGGTGCGGGCATGCATCAGGCGGCCCACGGTGGCGCCGGTGCCTACGGCACCCATGGCCAGGGCGGCTTCGCCTCCGGGTTCCAGGCACCGTACGGGCAGCAGGCCTACGGTCAACAGGCCTACGGTCACCCGGCGGGCCACGCCGGAAGCCACGAGGCCTACGCGCAGCGGGCGTACGCCCGGACCTGACGCCTCTCCGGGACAGCCGGCCGGGGGACGCCCCTCGGTGGCGCGGGGGCGGCAGGCCGGGACCGGCCCAGGTGCACCACCCTAGGCCCTGGCGCCGTCACCGGGCTTTGCCGCCGGCGCCCTCCGCCGCCGGTGTCCCCGCCCAGGAGAGCAGGCGGGGCGGGTCTTCGGAAGACCCGCCCCGCCGCGTTCACCGGGCCGACGGGGTGCCCCGATTTCCCCGGCGGGGCATCCGCCTCAGGCCGCTCTTACCGGCCGCTCCGGTTCGCCCGTCAGAAGAACAGGCCGTTGACCATCAGCAGCGTGACCAGCCCCGCCAGCCAGCCCAGGGTGGAGGGCACGGACCAGGTGAGGATCTGGGTCTTCACGTCCGTGATGCCCAAGGTGCGGTTGATCACCCAGAAATAGCTGTCGTTGAAGTACGAGAAGACCATGGACCCCACGGCGGCCGCCTGGGCGGCCATCACCGGCGCCACGTCCAGCGAGGCCAGGATGGGGGCGGTGATGGAGGCGGCGGTCACCATGGCCACGGTGCCGCTGCCCTGGACCAGCCGCACCAGGGTCGCCACCAGGAAGGGCAGCAGCAGCGGCGGCAGCGGCATCTGGGCGATCTGCTGGGCGATGAAGTCGCCGGTCCCGCTGGCCCGCAGCACGTTGCCCAGCGCGCCGCCGGCGCCGGTGACCAGGATGATGATGCCGGCCGACGCCACCCCTTCTTCCACCCGCTTCAGGACCTCTTCCCGCGGGGCGCGACCCATCAGGCCGTAGACGGCCAGCAGCAGGCCGATGGCCACGGCGATCACGGGGTGGCCGAGGAAGATCAGGTAACTGGCCAGGGTCCCTTGAGCCTGAAGGGCCGTCAGCGTCGTGTTGAGGAAGATCAGCAGCACCGGCACCACGATGGGGGCGAAGGCGCGCCAGGCGCCGGGCAGGCCGTCGTCTCCGCCCGTGCCGGCGAGCCCGGAGCCCCAGCCGGCGGCCGTCCCGGCCGCAGCGTCCGCCCCCGACCCGCCGGTGATGGGCACCATGCCGGTGGTGGCTGCCTGCGCCCGGGAACCCGCCGCCCGCGCCGCAGCACCGCGTTCCACGGTGATGCCCCGGGCCGCCGCCCAGCGGCCGATCCACCGGGCGTAGAGCATGGTCACCACGTAGACCGGAAGGGCGATCACCAGGCCCCAGAAGATCATCAGGCCAATGTCGACACCGAAGGTGCCGGCCGCGGCCAGAGGCCCCGGCGTGGGCGGCACCAGGTGGTGGGTGGCCATCAGGCCGGCCGCCAGGGCCACGCCCAGGCCCAGGACGGGCTTGCCCGCCTCCCGGGCCAGGGCCCGGGCCAGCGGCGAGAGGATGACGAAGCCCGAGTCGCAGAAGATCGGAATGGACACCACCGCCCCCGTCGCCCCCAGCGCCCACTCCTCCCGCCCGCGCCCGAAGAGCCGGAGGAAGGTCAGAGCCATGCGCTGGGCGGCGCCGGTCACCTCCAGGATCCGCCCCAGCATGACGCCAAAGCCGATGATGATGCCGATGCTGGCCAGGGTGTTGCCGAAACCCTGGGTGATGGCCTGGGCCAGATCGCCCGGCGCCATCCCGCCCACCAGGCCCGTCAGGGCGGCGGCGGCGATCAGCGCCAGGAAGGTGTGGATCTTGGTCCGCAACACCAGGAAGATCAGGACGGCCACGCCCAGCACCAGGCCCAGGACCATCTGCGTTCCGTCCCCGTGCATACAGGTCACGCTCCCCTCTCGGCGGGCGCCGGTTCGTCCGCGGGGGAGGAACCGGCCCCCGGCCTCGTGTCCGCCGGCCGGGCGGACTACAGCCCGGCCTCCTCCTGTCCGGCCGCCGGGCGACCGCCGGCCACCCGGTGCCCCGTACCCGCCCGCCCCGCACCCGGCCGTCCTGCGGCCAGGCGCCCGGCGGCCAGGATGGCCCGCTTCATGCTGACGGCACTGGCCTTGCCCGTTCCCGCGATGTCGAAGGCGGTGCCGTGGTCGACCGATGTGCGGATGAAGGGCAGGCCCAGGGTCACGCTGACGGTGCCCTCGAAGTCCATGCTCTTGGCGGCGATGTGCCCCTGGTCGTGGTAAAGGGACAGGACCGCGTCGAAGGCCCCCTGCCGCGCCAGGTGGAAGACCGAATCGGCCGGCACGGGCCCCACCACCTGGTGGCCCTCCTGCTGCAGGACCTGGACGGCCGGGGCGATCTCGTCGATCTCCTCCCGGCCCAGCAGGCCGCCGTCGCCGGCGTGAGGGTTGAGGGCGGCCACGGCCAGCCGCGGCTGGGCGATGCCCAGGTCCCGCAGGTGTTCCAGGGCGGCGCGGGCCGTGGCCACGATGCGGTCCTTGCGCACCAGGTCGAGGGCCTGGCGCAGGGAGACGTGGCGGGTCAGGAAGAAGATCCGGATGCCCGCCACCTCGAACATGGTCAGGGGGTCGGGCGAGCCGGTCAGCTCCGCAAAGATCTCCGTGTGCCCGATGTGCGGGACGCCGGCCGCCCGCAGAGCCTCTTTGTGGATGGGTGCCGTGGCCACGGCATCCACCTGGCCGGCCAGCGCCCAGGCCACCGCCCGCTCGATGTACTGGTAGGCGGCGCGGCCCGCCGCGGCCTGCACCTGGCCCAGGGCCAGGTCCGGGGGCACGTTGGCCAGGTCGACCAGATCCAGGGTGCCGGGGGTGTAAGCGCCTTCCGCCGGCCGGGTGACGACCCGCACCGCCGGCGCCCCGGGCACCAGGGTGCGGGCCCGCTCCACCGCGCCGCGATCGCCGATGACCAGCGGGCGCAGCTCCTGGTAGACCCCGGGATCGGCCAGCGCCTTGACCACGATCTCCGGCCCGATGCCCGCGGGGTCGCCCAGGGTGATGGCCACCAGGGGGCGGCCGTCGCGGGGCGTGGGGTGGTAGGGGTCGCTTGGCATGCTCCTGCACCTCCTTCGTGGCATCCGGCGGTCTTCAGGGGATCCGGCCGGGTGAGGTCCCGGTTTGGGGGCGGGGAGGCCTTGCCCCGGCGGCGGCCTGGGACCGGCCGCCCGGATCAGGGTGGGGCGACCCCGGCCCTCGGGGTGGCCCCGGGCCCTCCGTGGCGGCTGCCGTCTCCTCCGCCAGGGGGCGGACCCGCGGCTCCAGCAGGTGGACCAGAAGGTCCTCGTCCCCCACCAGCCCGCCCTTGGTGATGACCGCCAGCCCCGGCCGCCGCCCACCTTCCAGGGAGCCGGCCGCCACCAGGGGCGCCAGCTCGCCGGTCACCTGCAAGGCACCGGCCCCCAGCGCCGCCGCCACCGCCGCCGCGGTATCGCCGCCGGTCAGCACGAGCCCCGCCAGGGCCGGGAGGCGTTCCACCAGGGTGGCGGCCAGGGTCCCCAGCTGGCGGGCCACCTGCCGGGCCAGGCCTTCCGGAATGGCGCCGCCGGAGCGCCCGGCGTTCCGGGCAGCCGCTGCGGGCGACCCCGCGGGGGGCCGGGTTGGCCGGGTTGTCGCCGCCGAGCGGTCCGTCTCCACCACCGCCACCCCCCAGCGGGCCAGGGCGGCCTCGACCTGGGGGAGCAGGGTCTGGGCTGCAGCGACGGGATCGGCCAGCAGCTGGGGCAGCGCGGCGTGGAGGCGCGGCACCGGCCAGCGCCGGGTCACGGCGGCCAGCTGGCGCTGGGTCAGGTCCGTGAGGCTTCCCGCCACCACCAGCCAGGGACCCGCGCCGGCGCCTGCAGCCCCCGGGGAGGCGGGGGATGCCGGCCCGCCAGGTCGACCCGCTGCCGGCGAGGCGGCAGGCGAGGCGGCCGCAGAGGCCGGGGTGGCCGGGCCACCGTGGCGGTCCGCACCGGCTGCGCCCTCGCTGGGCCGTTCCCCCAGCCGGTGGGCGACCCAGGCCGCAAAGAAGGGGCCCGGGTCGACGGCCAGGACGGGGATGGGGGCCCGGGCCACCAGGGCGGCCAGGGTTTCGATGTCCTCATCCCGGGCCGCGTCCAGGACCACCACCCGGGTGCCCGCCCGGTGGAGCTCACGCAGCCGCTCCGGCAGGCGGTGGTCGTAGCCTTCGCCGTCCGGCGGCAGGTAGGCAGCGGGCAGGCCGCTCTGGGCGGCGAGCAGCCGGGCCACGTGGTCGTCCGTCACGGGGGTGAGGGGATCCCGGGCGGCCTCCGTCGCCAGAAGCGGGACCCCGTTGACCTGGAGCCGCCCGCCCACCGTGGCGCGGCCGGAGGCAGGGAAGGCGGCCACCACCACGGCCAGGTGCCCGGGCAGGGCCTCCAGGGAACCCGCCAGCTCGGCCCCCAGGTTGCCCCGCAGGGTGCTGTCGATGCGCTTGCCGAAGAACCGGCACCCGGCGCTCCGGAGGGCCTGAAACGCCGCCCGCACGCGCCGGCGCGCCACGGCCGGTTCGACCGCCCGGGAGTGGGTGGGCAGCACCACGAGCGCCGCACCGGCCGGGGCGAGCCCGGCGGTGGGGCCCGCCAGGGGCAGGGGGTCCAGGACCACCCGGCCGGCAACACCGGCCCGCGCGGCCACCCGGGCCGCGGTGGCGTTGGCACCGGTCACGTCGTCGGCCACTAGTCCGAACATGCCGGGATCTCTCCCTTCCCTGGGTCCAGGAACGGGGATGGCCGTCACGGGGCCAGCACCACCTCGACGCCCGCTTCCGCCAGGGCCTCCAACTGCACGGCGGCGGACGCCTGGGCCTGGTCGTCGCAGATCAGGGTGCGGATCTGGTCGATCCCGGCAAACCGGGCAAAGGCGCGCCGCCCCAGCTTGCTGTGGTCGGCCACCACGTAGGACCGCTCGGCGGCGGCCAGCATGGCCTGTTTCACCGGCACCTTCTGCCGGTTGGTGGTGGACACGCCGTAGGCCACGTCGACCCCGTCGGCCCCCACGAAGGCCCGGTCCACGTGGGTGGCGCGCAGGTAAGCCTCCGTTTCCGGCCCCTGCAGGCTGTAGACACCCCGGCGCACCTGGCCGCCTGTCACGTACACGTCGACGCCCTCGCGATCCGCCAGCTCCCGGGCGATCAAGAGGTCGTTGGTCACCACCTTGAGGGTGATCCGGGGCGGCAGGTGGCGGGCGATCTCCAGCGTGGTCGAACCGGCGTCCAGGATCACCGTCTCCCCGGGGCGGATCAGGGCCGCCGCCGCCCGGCCGATCTTGCGCTTGGCCTCCACCTGCCGGGCCCGCTTGGTAGCGTAGGGCAGTTCCCTGGGCGTGACGGCGCCCACGGGCAGGGCACCGCCGTGGGTGCGCACCAGCAACCCGTCCGCCTCCAGGCGCTCCAGGTCGCGCCGTACGGTCATGGGGGAGACGGCCAGGCGCCGGGCCACCTCGCTGACCTCAAGCCGCCCTTCGGCTTCCAGCCACTGCAGGACTTGCCGGCGCCGTTCTTCGGCCAGCATGGTGACATCGCTCCTGCCCGGCCCGGCTCCGGGGCCAGGCGGCCAGGCCGTCGCGGGGCCGCCGCGGGGACCGCCTTGGGGGCGAGGCCGCCGTGAGGGCGCCTCGGGGGCTGCCTCGGGGCTGAGGCCGTCCCGGGGCCGGGTGTTGATCTATCCTGTTCGATTGAGTGTTCAGTGATTATCGAGCATGTGTGTTTATGTGCGGATCTTCGCGGTTCGCCGGGCCGTTCCTGCCGGTAGGGGCGATTTCACGGTCGGAAATGGCTGGCTTGGGATCCAAGCATGCCGCATGCCGGGGACGGAGCGGACCGCCCGGCGGGCCCCGCGCGGGGAGGGCGGAGCCGGCAGGCGGCTCGGGCGGGCCGGGGATGGAGGTCGGCGGGCAGTCGTCGCGGAGGATGGCCAGGGCGCAACGCGGGGGCGGAGGGGAAGAACGTGCGGCGAGCGGCTGCGGGCGGCGCGATCAGGCCAGGCCGGAATGGTGCCTGGAGGCCAGTCTGGCCTGTCTGGAATGGTGCTAGGCAGCGGAGGCCGGAGTCCCGGCCGGACCCGGGACGTGCCCGCCAGCGAGGCCACCGGCCCGTTGGGGGCGCCAGGTAACGGATACGGGAGCGTTGCTGAGGGATCGGCGGCGTGGATCCGGCCGGTGGCTGGCCAGCCGGCGCGGCTCAGCGCCGGCTGCCGCCGGGTCCCCTGGCCAGGCGCCACGCCAGAACCAGCGCCCACAGGGCGCCCGGGATCAGGGACGCCAGCAGCAGGGGAACGGCCGCATGGGGGAAGAGCCAGGCCAGCACCATGCCGGGCAGCCCAGGCAGCAGGGCGGCCAGGGCCATGCTCCGGGAAACCCGGGGACCCCCGGTGGGGGCCAAGGAGGCCAGATCCCAGGCCGCCGCCATCCCCGCCAGCCAGTAGAGCCAGGTGGCCACGTACCCACCCGCCAGGGTGGCCGGCCAGGCCACATCAAACCAGAGGGGGCTTTCATCCGGGCGCGCGGCCCGGGCCAAAAGGGGGAGCCCGGCGGCTTCCAGCGCCAGCAGCGGCAGCCACACGGCCAGCGCTGCCGTGGCCAGCATGGCGCCGGCGCCGCTCCAGCGGGCACGGCCCGCCTCGCGCAGGCCCTGGTACACCAGGAACCAGCCCAGGGACCAGGCGGCCACCCCAAGGCCCAGACCCACGTGGACCGCAACCCAGCGTTCGGGGGCCCGGCGCACCGCGTCCAGCACCTCCGCCGCGTTGCCCGGGTCCAAGGTGACGGGGTGCAGGACGGTGCTCGCCGCCGCCAGCAGGCCTCCGGCCACCAGCAGCCGGCCCGCCCAGCGCCAGCTGTCGGCGGCAGGACCGCGCCCCGCGCCGCCGGTGCGTGTTCGACCGGTGCCTTGCACTCCCGCTTCCATGCCGCCTCCCCCCTGACCCGATCCCCCGCCGGCGACCAAGATCGCAGCCGGTCGCCCCGTTTCCCGGCGACGGGCGTGGGATCGGGGCGCATCGCCCGACCGCTTCACCGGCGGCCCGGCGGCCCGCTCCATGGAATGACCAGGACGCCCGCCGGTGCGCCCCAGCCCGTGGTCCGGAGCCGGCGGGTCCACGCCCTCTTACCTGCAAGTATCGCCAGTCCCGCGCCCGCCTCACCCCTGCCCAACAGTGGTGGTACGTTATAGGTAACGCCGCCGGAGCCGCCCACGGCATCGGGGCACGGCGCTTCGCAACGGCGGCGGGCCAACCTGCTGGATCCTCCCGGGAGGCATGATGGGTGGCAGATCTCTGGGAACAGGCGGCGCGGTTCTTTGGGCTTGTATTTGTAGATCTGCTGCTGGCCGGTGACAACGCGGTGGTCATCGCCCTGGCGGCCCGCCGCCTGCACGGGCGCATGCGCCGGCAGGCGATTCTGCTCGGCGCCGGCGGCGCCGTGGGACTGCGGCTTGGGCTGGCGGCGGCGGTCACGTGGCTGCTCCACATCCCGTTGCTGCAGGTGGTGGGCGGGCTGCTCCTGCTGTGGATCGCCCGCAAGCTGGTGGCCGGCGACCACGGCGGCCACGAGAACGTGCATGAAGCGGCCGGTGTCTGGGAGGCGGTCCAGACCATCATCCTGGCCGACGTGGTGATGTCCCTCGACAACGTGCTCGCCCTGGTCGGCGTCTCGGGCGGTCACCTGGGGCTGCTGGTCATGGGGCTCGCCCTGTCGGTACCGCTGATCATCTGGGGCAGTTCGCTCCTCAGCGGGCTCATGGACCGGTGGCCGTGGCTGATCCACGTGGGTGCCGGCATCCTGGTGTGGGTGGCCGTGGAGATGCTGCTCGAGGACCGGCTTGTGCACGAGGCCCTGGCCGGGGTGCCCGAAGGGGTGCTCCTGGCGGCCCACATTGCTGCGACGCTGCTGGTGACGGGCTTCTTCATGCTGAGGAGCCGGCGGCAGGGACAGGTGCCCACGCCGGAGGTGGCTGCAGGGACCGCGCCCGCTGGCGCCGGGTTCCACACGGCCGGTGCGGTGCCGGACGAACCCGGCAAACGGCCCTCATCCTCCCACGGGGGCCCTGCGGACGGCCGGTTCTCCTCCCCGCCGCCCGAACCGCTCCCCGGCCCGCGTGCCGGCGGCACCGCAACCCGCAGCGGCTTGGGGGGCGGCGGGTCCGGGGACGGGCCCATGCCGGCACCGGTGGCACCGGCCGTGGCGCGGCGCCCTCGCAAGCCGCAGGACCCACCCCCCAGCGAGGCGTGAGCCGCGAGCCCCTGGTGAGGAGGCTCGTTCCATGGCCGTGGCCCGGGCCGGCGAACCCCCGGCGGAGGGGCAAAGCCGAAGTCCGTTGGCGCAGGGTGCTAGGAATCGGCCGGTTCGTCCCGGTACACCAGGTGACGGGTGGTCAGGGGCGGGTGGGCCAGCGCTGCGCCCAGGACGGGCGGCAAGAGCCGCACGCCGTGGCCGAGGTCACCAAGGGAGAACCAGCGGAAGGTGAGCAGGTTGGACCCATCCTGCCGGTGGCTGGATTGCCCCCGCGCCGGGACCCGTCCGCCCGGGGAACCGGGCAACGTCACCCGGTAGTAGAACCCCAGCTCATGAAACCGCCGCCCTTGCAAGGTAAAGAAGGATTCCACAACCCAGAGCAGGCGGCCCACCTGGACGTTGACGCCGAGCTCCTCCTGCAGTTCCCGGTGCAGAGCAGCACTCGTCGCCTCGCCCCCTTCGACCCGGCCACCGGGCAGGATCCAGTAATCGGTGCCGGCGATCTGGTGAAGAAGAACATGGTCGCCGGCGAGGATCACGCCGGCGACCCGCAGGTTGAAGCGCACGCCGTCCGTATCAAAGCTCAGCACCCGGTCCTGGCCCTCCTTGTCTTGCCGACGTGATCGCCATGCGCCGTGCCACGCTGTTCCATCGCCCATGCCACGCTCTGCCATGGTGACCTCGGCCTGCGATCTTGCCGACGGTTTACCGCGACACCGGTACGCTACGCCGGGACCAGCGCGGCCAGTTCCCGCAGGGACTGCTCGGTGGCCGCGTCGAACAGGTGCAGGTGCTCGGCGTCCAGCGTAAGCGCCAGCCGGTCGCCCGGGCGCACGGCCAGGCGCGGGTCGACCCGCACCGTCAGGGACGCCGCCCCCGCCGTCACGTATACGAAGGTCTCGGCGCCCAGCGGTTCGACCACCTCGGCGGTGGCCACCAGGTGGGTCTCACCGGGCACGGCACTGCCTTCGGCCGGGCGGGCGTGAATGTGTTCGGGCCGGACGCCCAGGAGCACTTCCCGCCGGTGGCCGTCCCCGGAGGACAGGCAAGCTCCGGCCGTTTCGGCCAGCTCGCCCTTCAGGCGGCAGCTCAAGCCGCCGCCAGCGAAGCGGACCTCCCCGTCGATCCGTTCCACCACACCGCGGATGAAGTTCATCGGCGGCGAGCCGATGAAGGAGGCGACGAAGACGTTGGCCGGGCGGGCGTAGATATCCTGGGGCGTGGCCACCTGCTGCAGCTTGCCGTCCCGCAGCACGGCGATGCGGTCACCCAGGGTCATGGCCTCCACCTGATCGTGGGTGACGTAGATCGTGGTGGTACCCAGGCGCTGGTGCAGGCGGGCCAGCTCGGTGCGCATCTGTACGCGGAGCTGGGCGTCCAGGTTGGAGAGGGGTTCGTCCATCAGGAACACCTTGGGATCGCGGACGATGGCCCGGCCCAGGGCCACCCGCTGGCGCTGGCCGCCCGAGAGCTGGGCCGGTCGGCGCTTGAGCAGGTTCGTCAGGCCCAGGGTCTCCGCCGCCTGGCGCACCCGGCGGTCGATCTCGTCCCGCGGTACCTTGCGCATCCGCAGGCCGAAGGCCATGTTGTCGTAGACGGTCATGTGGGGATAGAGGGCGTAAT is part of the Thermaerobacter subterraneus DSM 13965 genome and harbors:
- a CDS encoding GntP family permease, with the translated sequence MHGDGTQMVLGLVLGVAVLIFLVLRTKIHTFLALIAAAALTGLVGGMAPGDLAQAITQGFGNTLASIGIIIGFGVMLGRILEVTGAAQRMALTFLRLFGRGREEWALGATGAVVSIPIFCDSGFVILSPLARALAREAGKPVLGLGVALAAGLMATHHLVPPTPGPLAAAGTFGVDIGLMIFWGLVIALPVYVVTMLYARWIGRWAAARGITVERGAAARAAGSRAQAATTGMVPITGGSGADAAAGTAAGWGSGLAGTGGDDGLPGAWRAFAPIVVPVLLIFLNTTLTALQAQGTLASYLIFLGHPVIAVAIGLLLAVYGLMGRAPREEVLKRVEEGVASAGIIILVTGAGGALGNVLRASGTGDFIAQQIAQMPLPPLLLPFLVATLVRLVQGSGTVAMVTAASITAPILASLDVAPVMAAQAAAVGSMVFSYFNDSYFWVINRTLGITDVKTQILTWSVPSTLGWLAGLVTLLMVNGLFF
- a CDS encoding DUF1614 domain-containing protein, yielding MPLLPLLLFFLLSLPMLFFLTYAQVAALSFARLGLSPAGAFLLFALSLVGSGINLPLRRERVPLDPPPVPPIAFFWLFPMVQPPRVAERVLAINVGGAVIPTLFSLFLLGAGRAPLVAALVATVLVAAVAKALARPVPGRGIVLPAFIPPLAAVVITLLVAPPGSRAAVAYVAGTLGTLVGADLLNLRALDRMGPGMLSIGGAGVFDGIFLVGVLAAFLA
- a CDS encoding NUDIX hydrolase yields the protein MLSFDTDGVRFNLRVAGVILAGDHVLLHQIAGTDYWILPGGRVEGGEATSAALHRELQEELGVNVQVGRLLWVVESFFTLQGRRFHELGFYYRVTLPGSPGGRVPARGQSSHRQDGSNLLTFRWFSLGDLGHGVRLLPPVLGAALAHPPLTTRHLVYRDEPADS
- a CDS encoding four-carbon acid sugar kinase family protein, whose translation is MFGLVADDVTGANATAARVAARAGVAGRVVLDPLPLAGPTAGLAPAGAALVVLPTHSRAVEPAVARRRVRAAFQALRSAGCRFFGKRIDSTLRGNLGAELAGSLEALPGHLAVVVAAFPASGRATVGGRLQVNGVPLLATEAARDPLTPVTDDHVARLLAAQSGLPAAYLPPDGEGYDHRLPERLRELHRAGTRVVVLDAARDEDIETLAALVARAPIPVLAVDPGPFFAAWVAHRLGERPSEGAAGADRHGGPATPASAAASPAASPAAGRPGGPASPASPGAAGAGAGPWLVVAGSLTDLTQRQLAAVTRRWPVPRLHAALPQLLADPVAAAQTLLPQVEAALARWGVAVVETDRSAATTRPTRPPAGSPAAAARNAGRSGGAIPEGLARQVARQLGTLAATLVERLPALAGLVLTGGDTAAAVAAALGAGALQVTGELAPLVAAGSLEGGRRPGLAVITKGGLVGDEDLLVHLLEPRVRPLAEETAAATEGPGPPRGPGSPHPDPGGRSQAAAGARPPRPQTGTSPGRIP
- the pdxA gene encoding 4-hydroxythreonine-4-phosphate dehydrogenase PdxA — translated: MPSDPYHPTPRDGRPLVAITLGDPAGIGPEIVVKALADPGVYQELRPLVIGDRGAVERARTLVPGAPAVRVVTRPAEGAYTPGTLDLVDLANVPPDLALGQVQAAAGRAAYQYIERAVAWALAGQVDAVATAPIHKEALRAAGVPHIGHTEIFAELTGSPDPLTMFEVAGIRIFFLTRHVSLRQALDLVRKDRIVATARAALEHLRDLGIAQPRLAVAALNPHAGDGGLLGREEIDEIAPAVQVLQQEGHQVVGPVPADSVFHLARQGAFDAVLSLYHDQGHIAAKSMDFEGTVSVTLGLPFIRTSVDHGTAFDIAGTGKASAVSMKRAILAAGRLAAGRPGAGRAGTGHRVAGGRPAAGQEEAGL
- a CDS encoding TerC family protein encodes the protein MADLWEQAARFFGLVFVDLLLAGDNAVVIALAARRLHGRMRRQAILLGAGGAVGLRLGLAAAVTWLLHIPLLQVVGGLLLLWIARKLVAGDHGGHENVHEAAGVWEAVQTIILADVVMSLDNVLALVGVSGGHLGLLVMGLALSVPLIIWGSSLLSGLMDRWPWLIHVGAGILVWVAVEMLLEDRLVHEALAGVPEGVLLAAHIAATLLVTGFFMLRSRRQGQVPTPEVAAGTAPAGAGFHTAGAVPDEPGKRPSSSHGGPADGRFSSPPPEPLPGPRAGGTATRSGLGGGGSGDGPMPAPVAPAVARRPRKPQDPPPSEA
- a CDS encoding RluA family pseudouridine synthase; translation: MGLRTRPDVRIEVVHRDGEWVWLARRRYVVTAADEGQRLHRLARRWLADVPLSAVFRMLRQGRITVNGRRVPRDTVLRAGDVVEAEVVDAPPHQAAPGAPPPSPAARPRSGPAGSSRAPRLPAPARHEPRVVYEDEHLLVVNKPAGLLTHGAGGFGAAREYTLLDWVRDELARRGTLPEGALYQPSPGHRLDRNTSGLVAFGKTRQGAARLADWMRSGAAVKEYLAIVRGRPPEGVLQHQLQRDRQRRVTRVLPVSVAQKQPAAPVEIGEAGLEKAPGAAEQARSATLHLTVVGASRGYTLCRIRLLTGRTHQIRAQLAAAGHPLAGDRKYGGPRVEGLDRPALHCHRLVLPGGVELVAPLPADLMRLCRRLGLPVPQGAPGRREP
- a CDS encoding DeoR/GlpR family DNA-binding transcription regulator, which codes for MLAEERRRQVLQWLEAEGRLEVSEVARRLAVSPMTVRRDLERLEADGLLVRTHGGALPVGAVTPRELPYATKRARQVEAKRKIGRAAAALIRPGETVILDAGSTTLEIARHLPPRITLKVVTNDLLIARELADREGVDVYVTGGQVRRGVYSLQGPETEAYLRATHVDRAFVGADGVDVAYGVSTTNRQKVPVKQAMLAAAERSYVVADHSKLGRRAFARFAGIDQIRTLICDDQAQASAAVQLEALAEAGVEVVLAP